In bacterium, a single window of DNA contains:
- a CDS encoding glycosyltransferase family 39 protein, with product MKQTKLCLSVAGIVLLFTICSVLFVNGYRFGSGDHATVIPFVKDIAHPELYPNDLHVEQRTYYYTFLWYGVAWLWKAVRMQLSSLFFGLYFVNLFLIFLATYLIAHALFQRHDVACLSLFLLLFYRGYLADTPVLENILITRTACTAVVLFAFYAFLRKRYLITACLLGIAFNVHPLTACYALFMIAAATIALFSDIRYATLFKSILVFLCVSSPVIVWKILYSPESSRLFYADPRWLTVLRLRVPNHHFPFSWNSLLFLQAASRLVVFPICWKHKPENTQHRAVVAFTAATVLMMAAGTIFVELFPVSIIVQLQLFRSFSLLVFFILMYYANFFVKTMVQSNSTLEKIGAALLSAALFFVFTPFLRTFTFLAIIFLTLAYLVYEQMRNRPPQTAFTTVAILLITIVFSVPAFKTLDSSFSIENGDSPKIKVQQWLKEQTETDDLLIVPPQIWGLRIESERPVYADWKDGYLSQLNPDYGYEWLRRMKILQYDDKTQKEKGFKSLHENDFRNIAREMGQEAYVVAYSDSSLNFPLVYENKGFRVYKVTQ from the coding sequence ATGAAACAGACAAAACTTTGTTTGAGTGTAGCCGGTATTGTTCTTCTTTTTACAATTTGTTCGGTGCTTTTTGTGAACGGATACCGCTTCGGATCAGGTGATCACGCGACCGTTATCCCCTTCGTAAAGGACATTGCGCATCCGGAGTTGTATCCTAACGATCTTCATGTTGAGCAGCGCACATACTACTACACGTTTTTATGGTACGGAGTTGCCTGGCTCTGGAAAGCAGTGAGAATGCAACTTTCCAGCCTCTTTTTCGGTTTGTACTTCGTCAATCTGTTTTTGATTTTTCTCGCCACTTATTTGATTGCGCATGCATTATTTCAACGACATGATGTGGCTTGTCTGAGCTTATTTCTGTTGCTTTTTTACCGTGGGTATTTAGCAGATACTCCAGTTCTGGAGAATATTCTTATAACGCGGACCGCTTGTACCGCTGTGGTCCTTTTTGCGTTTTATGCATTCCTACGGAAACGATATTTGATTACGGCCTGTCTGCTTGGCATTGCTTTTAATGTCCATCCGCTGACTGCCTGTTACGCGCTGTTCATGATTGCTGCGGCCACGATTGCTCTCTTTTCGGATATCCGCTACGCAACGCTGTTCAAGAGCATTCTGGTTTTCCTCTGTGTTTCTTCGCCCGTAATCGTCTGGAAGATCCTGTATTCACCCGAATCTTCCAGATTGTTCTATGCTGATCCGCGGTGGCTTACTGTTCTCCGGCTTCGTGTTCCGAACCATCATTTTCCGTTTTCATGGAATTCACTTTTGTTTTTACAAGCCGCATCCAGACTCGTAGTATTCCCGATTTGCTGGAAGCACAAACCAGAAAACACGCAGCATCGCGCCGTTGTGGCATTTACTGCAGCCACTGTGTTGATGATGGCAGCGGGAACGATTTTCGTGGAATTGTTTCCGGTCTCTATTATCGTGCAGCTTCAACTTTTCAGAAGTTTTTCCTTGCTCGTCTTTTTCATCCTTATGTACTACGCGAACTTTTTCGTGAAAACAATGGTGCAATCCAATTCCACTCTCGAGAAAATCGGAGCCGCTTTACTCTCAGCCGCGCTCTTTTTCGTGTTCACTCCGTTTCTTAGAACCTTTACTTTTCTTGCAATCATTTTTTTGACGCTGGCCTATCTGGTGTATGAACAAATGAGAAACAGACCGCCTCAAACTGCTTTCACAACCGTTGCAATCCTGCTGATTACAATTGTTTTTAGCGTTCCGGCGTTTAAGACGCTGGACTCCAGTTTCTCGATTGAAAACGGGGACAGCCCGAAAATCAAGGTCCAGCAGTGGCTCAAAGAACAAACGGAAACCGATGACCTCCTGATCGTGCCACCTCAGATATGGGGACTTCGAATTGAATCGGAACGACCGGTGTACGCAGACTGGAAGGATGGATACCTTTCGCAGTTGAATCCCGATTATGGATATGAATGGTTGAGACGCATGAAAATTCTTCAATACGATGACAAAACTCAAAAGGAAAAAGGCTTCAAAAGTCTACACGAGAATGACTTCCGCAACATAGCGCGGGAAATGGGACAGGAGGCTTACGTCGTGGCATATTCTGATTCCAGTTTGAATTTCCCCCTGGTTTATGAAAACAAAGGTTTTCGCGTTTACAAGGTAACGCAATGA
- a CDS encoding sulfotransferase, which translates to MKHPIVDFLGIGVQRAGTTWLWRKLRQHPAIWMPPIKELHYFSRATTYPSPSHLSEKYLRDRLFGKEIYHKHFRTLMWGHIGRSIKRHSVRRLRWMSRYYFGTYDDNWYRSLFKEGEGLVKGEITPSYSILQAEDVAHIKMLFPSLKIILLLRNPIDRAWSQIRFDWTRERFRDIDDLDQIKAFIDSPKQSLRGDYVRMIDVWSSVFSEAQLFIGFYDELVGNPQKLLSDVFDFLGVQPITTPERKLSEKVNFSESIEVPMEIRGLSVGKVPSGDQEAQ; encoded by the coding sequence ATGAAACACCCCATCGTAGACTTTTTGGGTATTGGCGTACAAAGGGCCGGCACCACCTGGCTTTGGAGGAAACTACGACAGCATCCCGCGATCTGGATGCCGCCAATTAAAGAGCTCCACTACTTCAGTCGCGCGACAACATATCCGTCTCCTAGCCATCTCTCGGAGAAGTATCTTAGAGACCGTCTATTTGGAAAAGAGATTTATCACAAGCATTTCCGGACATTGATGTGGGGACATATCGGCAGGTCGATCAAGCGGCACAGCGTGCGGAGGTTGCGGTGGATGAGCCGATACTATTTCGGCACCTACGACGATAACTGGTATCGCTCCCTCTTTAAAGAGGGGGAAGGCCTAGTCAAGGGAGAGATCACGCCATCTTACTCCATTCTTCAGGCCGAAGATGTCGCACACATCAAGATGCTGTTCCCATCCCTGAAGATCATCCTCCTGTTGCGGAACCCCATTGACCGTGCCTGGTCTCAGATTCGCTTCGACTGGACGCGCGAACGCTTTCGGGACATCGACGACCTGGATCAGATCAAAGCCTTTATTGACAGCCCCAAACAGTCTCTCCGCGGCGACTACGTTCGAATGATCGACGTCTGGTCTTCCGTCTTTTCCGAAGCGCAATTGTTTATCGGGTTCTATGATGAGCTTGTCGGGAATCCGCAGAAGCTCTTGTCTGACGTGTTCGATTTTCTGGGTGTTCAGCCGATAACGACTCCCGAGAGAAAGTTGAGCGAGAAGGTCAACTTCTCAGAGTCGATCGAGGTGCCGATGGAGATCAGGGGCTTATCTGTCGGAAAAGTACCATCCGGAGATCAAGAAGCTCAGTGA
- a CDS encoding sulfotransferase, translating into MNERMDAGPIFIVGSARSGTTLLRLMLTSHPDICIPPESPFLVRLRKKYSKFKDLTSEIDSFVEDLFSEVKFNTEWQLEKECVRANLRKISPLNYHAAASTVYWTYLDTFFPNARIWGDKNPAYLRHIDTILEDFPTAKFIHIIRDIRSIYASLVAIHEDEVSRPYWSKMHSPLPFATQQWHLAYEVFEKTKANPHVYTLFYERLVSDPEQVLNALCRWLGIAFHESMLEFYRFNKEKQLVADFVLKWEQKTLEAVDESRVNNWRNELDAAQIHAIETLNRQRMLEMGYKPVTRRVSLRALSQIFLEYSPILKKEWKKYFMRYLFHSWWKPKR; encoded by the coding sequence ATGAATGAGCGAATGGATGCCGGCCCCATCTTTATAGTGGGCAGCGCTCGTTCCGGAACGACATTGCTCCGACTGATGTTGACTTCTCACCCGGATATCTGCATTCCCCCGGAGAGTCCTTTTTTGGTAAGGTTGCGAAAGAAATATTCAAAGTTCAAAGATCTCACATCCGAAATAGATTCGTTTGTAGAAGATCTATTCAGCGAAGTCAAGTTCAATACGGAATGGCAATTAGAAAAGGAATGCGTCCGTGCGAATCTTAGAAAGATATCGCCTCTCAATTATCATGCAGCAGCTTCAACAGTCTATTGGACGTACCTTGATACGTTTTTCCCAAATGCGCGAATTTGGGGTGACAAAAATCCTGCTTATTTGCGTCATATTGATACTATTTTGGAAGACTTTCCCACAGCGAAGTTCATTCATATCATCCGCGATATTCGATCGATTTATGCATCTCTTGTCGCGATTCACGAGGATGAGGTATCACGACCTTATTGGAGCAAAATGCATTCACCCCTTCCCTTTGCAACTCAGCAATGGCACCTCGCATACGAAGTATTCGAAAAAACGAAAGCCAATCCTCATGTTTATACTCTTTTTTACGAGCGACTCGTGTCCGATCCGGAACAAGTGTTGAATGCGTTATGTCGCTGGCTTGGTATCGCTTTTCATGAATCGATGCTTGAGTTCTATCGGTTCAACAAGGAAAAACAACTCGTTGCCGATTTCGTTTTGAAATGGGAACAGAAAACTCTGGAGGCAGTCGACGAAAGTCGCGTGAACAACTGGAGAAATGAATTAGATGCTGCCCAAATTCACGCTATCGAAACGCTCAACAGACAAAGAATGCTGGAGATGGGCTATAAGCCCGTGACACGGCGAGTGAGTCTGAGGGCATTGAGTCAAATATTTTTGGAATACTCACCTATACTAAAAAAGGAATGGAAGAAATATTTTATGCGATATTTATTTCATTCCTGGTGGAAGCCTAAAAGATGA
- a CDS encoding sulfatase-like hydrolase/transferase: MKCNWKVCHLIFLFLFLGSILSAAEARKPNILFILTDDQRWDTLGCYGNDVIRTPNLDKLAAQGARLDAFYVAQPLCCPSRATFLTGLYPHQTGIYTNEKGGADLPKGSKTVAHYLNEAGYKTGFVGKAHIGGDPRKWGFQTCPVFLPGGSSPHKKPDLVYVQREKVPGYITTIFADAAINFIESNKSQPWFLWLATTAPHTPYIDDPKYAYDPAKLKPPPGWPHPFKFEPEIWKKYYATITMMDAEVGRVLLKIQQLALTDQTFVLMASDNGYMFDSHGVDSKNTWFEGSARVPAVARWPNHIKSGSKISHPISSVDLLPTLVEIAGGQPPKNLEGVSMIPSLTNRNPMRTEIFSESSRWKMIRKESWKYVIASSGKEHLYNLKEDPFELKDLVKRGLGPPALSQLGRAMENWLKQTPSIPGARINKKEEEKENKKNKKKQTEETETED, translated from the coding sequence ATGAAGTGTAATTGGAAGGTATGTCACCTAATTTTTCTATTTCTGTTCTTAGGTTCGATCCTTTCGGCAGCGGAGGCGAGGAAGCCGAATATTTTATTCATTTTGACCGATGATCAACGCTGGGACACTCTGGGGTGTTATGGCAATGACGTCATACGAACGCCGAATCTGGACAAGCTGGCTGCGCAGGGAGCCAGACTCGACGCCTTCTACGTCGCTCAACCGCTTTGCTGTCCCAGTAGAGCGACCTTTTTGACCGGACTTTATCCGCACCAGACGGGTATTTATACGAACGAAAAGGGAGGCGCTGATCTCCCCAAGGGATCAAAAACTGTTGCCCATTATCTAAATGAAGCAGGTTATAAAACAGGGTTCGTTGGTAAAGCCCACATTGGTGGTGATCCGCGCAAATGGGGTTTTCAGACTTGTCCGGTTTTTCTACCGGGAGGGTCCTCGCCCCACAAAAAACCCGACCTTGTTTATGTCCAAAGAGAAAAAGTACCAGGCTATATCACGACGATCTTTGCTGATGCCGCAATTAACTTTATTGAGTCAAACAAATCACAGCCCTGGTTTCTTTGGCTGGCAACGACAGCACCCCATACACCCTACATTGACGATCCTAAGTACGCCTACGACCCTGCAAAGCTGAAACCTCCGCCAGGCTGGCCTCACCCGTTCAAATTTGAGCCGGAAATCTGGAAAAAATATTACGCCACGATCACGATGATGGATGCTGAAGTTGGACGAGTTTTATTAAAAATCCAACAACTCGCGCTAACGGATCAAACCTTTGTTTTGATGGCGAGCGACAACGGCTACATGTTTGACAGCCATGGCGTTGATAGCAAAAACACCTGGTTTGAAGGATCAGCGCGTGTTCCGGCGGTCGCCCGGTGGCCAAACCACATAAAAAGTGGCAGCAAAATCTCACATCCAATTTCCAGCGTTGATTTGCTTCCGACTTTAGTGGAAATCGCCGGCGGACAACCACCAAAGAACCTTGAAGGCGTCAGCATGATTCCTTCCCTAACGAACAGAAATCCTATGCGTACAGAAATTTTCAGTGAATCCTCCAGATGGAAAATGATCAGAAAAGAATCATGGAAATACGTAATCGCTTCTAGTGGAAAGGAGCACCTATATAACCTGAAAGAAGATCCATTTGAACTGAAGGATTTGGTAAAACGAGGACTTGGCCCCCCGGCCCTGTCACAACTAGGCAGAGCAATGGAAAATTGGCTTAAACAGACGCCCTCTATACCGGGCGCGCGTATAAACAAAAAGGAAGAAGAAAAGGAGAACAAGAAGAACAAGAAGAAGCAAACGGAAGAAACTGAAACAGAGGACTAA
- a CDS encoding sulfatase: MNNASKSRLSVLDVGLILSISIGFWDVLFLLERGSRTGQVVASFIVPLALTTAFVFFTYVFAYYGPGQILVRILKLSADGVKASLAIFVGPVALLVSLRLSIPGSLGLDPFQLSLPVLIIVIASVATYFASESFSQRPKHPLRIRIFAITFPFLMAETVLAGLFIEGRMFFPIGFLFFCLTLWIFHRLSETRFPQWCLYFLAALIFIVPLIIRFQGDSGSEKAARNDSVKHKIQRIILITVDTLRADAVSAYNNRTRATPNIDRLAEDGMLFQNAISEAPWTLPAVSSIMTGVSPLVHLTTEVNSQFPSGLPTLPEYLKKAGFKTAAIGRNPHLVTNHFRGFQFYNFFPKSRISGVGGYVLHRFFPKSQRTDVSTSELTKMASALISNNRKQDFFLWLHYFDPHLPYSPPERFLLSKSPSSRIGKKCQTSVIRGTRSGFFVPTKSERDWIKELYLAEVQYVDDEVGKLINFLKENQLYEESLILLTSDHGEEFWEHGSFEHGHTVYNEVLQVPLVIKLPGSLHKSRIDQLVAPSAVVPTILELCNISSAPNSFSSTSLASLWNPDLLPINPGPVVSAGLLYYEEKRSLQLGGIKYIQTPVANREELYDLVKDPAEQFSIARSESEKLREARSLFEQNQNAARKLQSRYKIMGPMERELAPGDLEMLRSLGYVQ, translated from the coding sequence ATGAACAACGCTTCTAAATCCCGTTTATCAGTTCTTGATGTGGGTCTGATATTAAGTATTTCTATTGGTTTTTGGGATGTTCTTTTTTTGTTGGAGCGAGGAAGTCGAACAGGTCAAGTGGTGGCGAGCTTTATTGTTCCTCTGGCTTTAACCACGGCCTTTGTGTTTTTTACTTATGTGTTTGCTTACTATGGTCCAGGACAGATACTCGTACGAATCCTCAAATTGTCAGCGGACGGTGTAAAAGCCTCTTTGGCTATCTTCGTTGGCCCCGTGGCACTGCTGGTTTCATTGCGTTTATCAATTCCCGGTTCTCTCGGTCTCGATCCGTTTCAACTCAGTCTTCCCGTTCTGATTATTGTGATCGCTTCCGTTGCCACGTATTTCGCATCTGAATCCTTTTCGCAAAGGCCAAAGCATCCGCTCAGAATTAGAATCTTTGCTATTACATTCCCATTCTTGATGGCAGAAACGGTTCTTGCAGGTTTATTCATAGAAGGGCGAATGTTTTTTCCGATCGGCTTTCTTTTTTTCTGTTTAACTCTATGGATCTTTCATCGATTGTCCGAAACAAGGTTTCCTCAGTGGTGTCTTTATTTTCTAGCGGCACTCATTTTTATCGTGCCTCTCATAATACGCTTCCAAGGCGATTCTGGGTCTGAAAAAGCTGCGAGGAATGATTCAGTGAAGCACAAAATCCAGCGCATCATTCTGATTACCGTGGACACACTCAGAGCAGATGCTGTGTCCGCTTATAACAACAGGACCCGGGCAACACCGAACATTGACAGGCTGGCGGAAGATGGAATGTTGTTTCAGAATGCGATTTCAGAAGCACCCTGGACTCTTCCCGCTGTCAGTTCCATTATGACAGGAGTTTCCCCGCTGGTTCATCTAACTACTGAAGTAAACTCTCAGTTTCCATCTGGACTTCCAACGTTACCTGAGTACTTGAAAAAGGCTGGCTTCAAGACTGCTGCTATCGGACGGAATCCACATCTCGTCACCAATCACTTCCGGGGATTTCAGTTTTACAATTTTTTCCCAAAATCAAGAATCAGTGGCGTCGGAGGGTATGTATTGCATCGCTTTTTTCCCAAATCCCAACGAACCGACGTCTCAACATCCGAGCTAACTAAAATGGCAAGCGCGTTGATTTCAAATAACCGGAAACAGGATTTTTTTTTGTGGTTGCATTACTTCGATCCACATCTGCCGTATTCTCCGCCGGAGCGTTTCCTTTTGTCGAAGAGCCCTTCATCCCGGATCGGGAAAAAGTGCCAGACGTCGGTTATCAGGGGAACGCGGTCCGGTTTCTTCGTCCCGACAAAAAGCGAAAGAGATTGGATTAAAGAACTCTACTTAGCCGAGGTCCAATATGTTGATGATGAAGTGGGAAAACTAATCAATTTTCTAAAAGAAAATCAACTGTACGAAGAATCCTTAATCCTGCTCACGAGCGATCATGGTGAAGAGTTTTGGGAACATGGCAGTTTTGAGCATGGTCACACGGTTTATAACGAGGTGCTTCAGGTTCCGCTTGTGATTAAGCTGCCCGGTTCTCTTCACAAGAGTAGAATCGATCAGCTGGTCGCCCCCTCGGCCGTGGTCCCAACCATATTGGAACTTTGCAATATAAGCTCTGCGCCGAATTCTTTCTCTTCGACGTCGCTTGCGTCTCTTTGGAATCCAGATCTGCTTCCTATTAATCCCGGCCCTGTTGTAAGTGCGGGGCTTTTGTATTACGAGGAGAAGAGGTCTCTACAATTAGGCGGTATTAAGTATATTCAAACTCCTGTTGCGAATCGCGAGGAACTCTACGATCTGGTAAAGGATCCGGCTGAACAGTTTTCAATCGCTAGGAGTGAGTCCGAAAAACTAAGGGAAGCACGAAGCCTTTTCGAACAGAACCAGAATGCTGCGCGAAAATTGCAGTCTCGGTACAAAATTATGGGACCGATGGAAAGAGAATTAGCGCCGGGGGACCTGGAAATGCTTCGATCTCTCGGATACGTGCAATAA